In Rahnella sikkimica, the following are encoded in one genomic region:
- the icmH gene encoding type IVB secretion system protein IcmH/DotU codes for MSEMPSVSAIPPEDVSEEGQRQYHLTLRGNSLNTMIDAATPLLGMVLRLKSMSSRGLPEHLFGQVVTDIRAIEQLLQNHSYEPGTIISFRYVLCTFIDETALGQGWSAQNDWIKQSLLVHFHNETWGGEKVFILLERLMGEPKRYQDLLEFLYLCFSLGFRGRYKVSAQNNDEFEQIFHRLHHILHQLRGESAFPLLHQNKKGANGAYRLIQRMSIKHLLAGGVAILVVTYLFYLLRLNTQTQDILLQLNNLLR; via the coding sequence ATGAGCGAGATGCCATCAGTTTCAGCTATCCCCCCGGAAGACGTCAGTGAAGAAGGCCAGCGCCAGTATCACCTGACATTACGTGGCAACAGCCTGAATACCATGATTGACGCCGCCACTCCGCTGCTGGGGATGGTGCTTCGCCTGAAAAGCATGAGCAGCCGTGGATTGCCTGAGCATCTCTTTGGTCAGGTAGTCACGGACATTCGCGCCATCGAGCAGCTTTTGCAAAATCACAGTTACGAGCCGGGCACGATCATCTCTTTCCGTTACGTGCTGTGTACGTTTATTGATGAAACAGCGCTGGGTCAGGGCTGGTCGGCACAGAATGATTGGATCAAACAGTCCTTGCTGGTGCATTTCCATAATGAAACCTGGGGCGGGGAAAAAGTTTTTATTCTGCTGGAAAGGCTGATGGGAGAACCCAAACGATATCAGGATCTTCTGGAGTTCTTATATCTGTGCTTTTCACTCGGTTTTCGCGGGCGTTACAAAGTCAGTGCTCAAAATAACGACGAGTTTGAGCAAATTTTTCATCGTCTTCATCACATCCTGCATCAGCTCCGGGGCGAAAGCGCTTTCCCCTTGCTTCATCAGAATAAGAAAGGGGCAAATGGCGCTTACCGTCTGATCCAGCGGATGAGTATTAAGCATCTTCTGGCGGGTGGCGTCGCCATTTTGGTTGTGACCTACCTGTTCTATTTACTTCGTCTGAATACACAGACTCAGGACATTTTGCTTCAACTGAACAACCTACTGAGATAG
- the tssK gene encoding type VI secretion system baseplate subunit TssK produces the protein MATMKNKVIWQEGLFVKPQHFQQLQRYNDYVVHNRLSAISNFNWGFTELDIDETQLKHGKISINKATGSMPDGTVFSIPDQDILPVPLLISGMASAISRDIFLVFPIISDVINEVEGMHSAGQSSGRYRINYSDVRDLHTNEGDASQLALGQLIPRLMSTAEDLSAWVMVPVCRIKNRHADGRIELDPDFIPGCQTVQSSATLRRYRDEITSALASRASELASRIGSPSQQGIADVAEFMMLQMFNRNQTKFTHRAALSTLHPEAFYLDLISLYGELVTFTEDTRLPEKLGSYRHDNLTATFDQIMPRLRKALGTVLAPRAMNLPFSFMDGIFVALVNDATLLQSANFVLAVKSQLPHEILQRQFIQQSKISSVEKIRNVVSVQVPGVPLVVLSTAPRQIPYHANYVYFSLDKNSPAWTEIVKQNGIALHVSGSFPELDLQLWAIRG, from the coding sequence GTGGCAACCATGAAAAATAAAGTGATCTGGCAGGAAGGGCTGTTTGTGAAGCCTCAGCATTTTCAGCAGCTTCAGCGTTATAACGACTATGTGGTTCACAATCGTTTGTCAGCTATCAGCAATTTTAACTGGGGATTTACCGAACTCGATATTGATGAAACACAGCTCAAGCACGGCAAAATCAGTATCAACAAAGCCACCGGCTCCATGCCAGACGGCACCGTATTTAGCATTCCAGATCAAGATATTCTGCCTGTTCCGCTGCTCATAAGTGGCATGGCTTCCGCCATCAGTCGGGATATTTTCCTGGTTTTCCCCATTATCAGTGACGTCATCAATGAAGTGGAAGGCATGCACAGTGCCGGGCAAAGCTCCGGGCGATACCGGATCAATTACAGTGATGTTCGCGACCTGCACACCAATGAAGGCGACGCCAGCCAGCTGGCATTAGGCCAACTGATCCCGCGCTTAATGAGCACGGCAGAAGATTTGAGCGCCTGGGTCATGGTCCCGGTATGTCGCATCAAAAATCGTCATGCCGATGGACGTATTGAGCTGGATCCCGATTTTATTCCGGGCTGCCAGACCGTTCAGTCCAGCGCGACATTACGCCGATATCGGGATGAAATAACCTCGGCGCTGGCCAGCAGAGCCTCAGAGCTGGCCAGCCGGATTGGCTCCCCTTCGCAACAGGGGATCGCTGATGTTGCTGAATTTATGATGTTGCAAATGTTCAACAGAAATCAGACGAAATTTACTCACCGGGCGGCATTATCGACGCTGCATCCGGAAGCGTTTTATCTTGACCTTATCTCACTGTATGGCGAGCTGGTGACATTTACTGAAGACACCCGTTTACCCGAAAAGCTTGGATCCTACCGGCACGATAACCTGACCGCGACGTTCGACCAAATAATGCCACGCCTGCGAAAAGCGCTGGGAACCGTTCTCGCACCAAGAGCGATGAACCTGCCATTTAGCTTCATGGATGGCATCTTCGTGGCTCTCGTGAATGACGCCACGCTACTTCAATCGGCTAACTTTGTACTGGCGGTCAAATCTCAGTTGCCACATGAGATATTGCAACGCCAGTTCATTCAGCAATCGAAGATCAGCTCGGTCGAAAAAATACGCAATGTCGTCAGCGTTCAGGTTCCGGGCGTGCCGTTAGTCGTACTCTCAACCGCTCCCCGGCAGATCCCTTACCACGCCAATTACGTCTACTTCTCTCTGGATAAAAACAGCCCTGCCTGGACAGAAATAGTGAAACAAAACGGCATTGCGCTGCACGTATCGGGATCATTCCCTGAACTGGATTTGCAGCTCTGGGCAATAAGAGGATAA
- the tssJ gene encoding type VI secretion system lipoprotein TssJ: protein MRWRFLLSISLICLMCGAITGCQTIKKIGQVIGDPDIKVGENAAQPSDMTVMLLTEPNINPNDSGEPSPVSIQLIYMSEDSKLRQADFDQITTNKLDDVLGKNYIDHQDFNLLPDTMKTLPLTKLEPTTRYIGVVAYFSDDQVTEWKSIERVTGIGHHYHLLVHVRDNSIEIKNEDE from the coding sequence ATGAGATGGCGTTTTCTCTTGTCAATCTCACTGATATGCCTGATGTGTGGCGCTATCACAGGTTGCCAGACCATTAAAAAAATAGGCCAGGTTATCGGTGATCCTGACATTAAGGTGGGTGAAAACGCGGCGCAACCTTCGGACATGACCGTCATGTTGCTGACTGAACCCAACATCAATCCTAATGACAGTGGCGAGCCTTCCCCGGTGAGCATCCAGCTCATTTATATGAGTGAAGATTCAAAACTTAGGCAAGCCGATTTCGATCAGATCACCACCAACAAACTGGATGACGTTCTGGGCAAAAACTACATCGATCACCAGGATTTCAATTTACTGCCAGACACCATGAAAACATTACCGCTCACGAAATTAGAGCCGACCACACGTTATATCGGCGTGGTGGCCTATTTCTCTGACGATCAGGTAACCGAATGGAAATCCATTGAGCGCGTTACAGGCATCGGCCACCACTACCACCTGCTGGTCCATGTCCGTGACAACAGTATCGAAATAAAAAATGAGGATGAATGA
- the tagH gene encoding type VI secretion system-associated FHA domain protein TagH: MAKDTQQQPSLSLQILNGNELESGRAAKCLFNTDGGDIGHAENCHWSIQDRQKTIGEKCCVISWHDGAFCMQSFARNLQINQSGVAQNSGLIRLRQGDEIHIGSLRMKAQFHLGDEVNYDMQNATPETIVMNRDQLTETLLTTDGQPAYQNTLPYRETAPTLVNSFSQDPLAALQKESLTTLHAEFSAFDDPSYMQYSHRIHPAAPGSDIAPRGGIDNPFMDLPDTRNDPYSPTEDDVNRQKNDLTYRHVAITPLMRGLGHAVPLNNSQDADDFLEEIGRTLQAAVKGLLDLQFQQNSLSDKHLRPLEDNPLRLNLNYESALSVLFADQKSPVHLSAPAAVSESLRNMKLHNQANQIAIVEALRMMLDAFSPEQLMHRFAQYRRSHEHRQEMDDAWAWRMYCNYYAELASSRQLGFEKLFNEVYAQVYDRVLRQANRETSTS; this comes from the coding sequence ATGGCAAAGGATACACAACAGCAGCCATCACTCTCATTACAGATTTTGAATGGTAATGAACTGGAAAGTGGTCGGGCGGCAAAATGCCTTTTCAATACGGACGGCGGTGATATTGGTCATGCAGAAAACTGCCACTGGTCAATACAGGATCGGCAGAAAACCATCGGGGAAAAATGCTGTGTTATCAGCTGGCATGATGGCGCTTTTTGCATGCAAAGCTTCGCCAGGAATCTGCAGATAAACCAGTCTGGCGTCGCCCAAAACTCTGGGCTGATTCGCCTCAGACAAGGGGACGAAATCCACATCGGCTCTCTTCGCATGAAAGCGCAGTTTCATCTTGGTGATGAGGTGAACTATGACATGCAAAATGCCACACCAGAAACCATCGTAATGAATCGCGATCAGTTGACAGAAACGCTGTTAACGACTGACGGGCAGCCAGCTTACCAAAACACCCTACCTTATCGTGAAACGGCACCGACGTTAGTTAACAGCTTTTCTCAGGATCCGCTTGCCGCTCTGCAAAAGGAAAGTCTGACCACTCTCCATGCCGAATTCTCTGCTTTCGATGATCCTTCTTATATGCAGTATTCCCACCGGATCCATCCGGCCGCGCCGGGTTCTGATATCGCCCCAAGAGGCGGAATAGATAACCCTTTTATGGACTTACCAGACACGCGAAATGACCCGTATTCCCCCACGGAAGATGACGTTAACCGTCAGAAAAATGATCTGACTTATCGGCATGTCGCCATCACACCGCTGATGCGCGGATTGGGCCATGCGGTTCCTTTAAATAATTCCCAAGATGCGGATGATTTTTTAGAAGAAATTGGCCGTACGTTACAAGCCGCAGTGAAAGGGTTACTCGATTTGCAATTTCAACAAAACAGCCTTTCCGACAAGCATCTGCGTCCTTTAGAAGACAATCCCTTACGCCTGAATCTGAATTACGAATCGGCTCTGAGCGTGTTATTTGCCGATCAAAAAAGCCCGGTGCACTTGTCAGCGCCAGCCGCTGTTTCAGAAAGCCTCCGCAATATGAAATTGCATAACCAGGCGAATCAGATAGCCATCGTTGAAGCCCTGCGAATGATGCTTGATGCCTTTTCACCAGAGCAATTGATGCATCGTTTTGCGCAGTACCGCCGCAGCCACGAACACCGGCAGGAGATGGATGACGCGTGGGCGTGGCGCATGTACTGCAACTACTACGCGGAACTGGCATCAAGCCGCCAGCTCGGTTTTGAGAAACTCTTCAACGAAGTGTACGCCCAGGTTTATGACCGTGTATTGCGCCAGGCGAACCGGGAGACAAGCACATCATGA
- the tssG gene encoding type VI secretion system baseplate subunit TssG, with product MAGKNRSARADLMTNIPFSDVRRYNFYALVEAIHKQTGTYENISLQTEPHEEAVRFEADASIAFPISDVQSLSLNKSNQIIMTTAFLGLHGSQSPMPGYYLDSLAWESAQGERKLTDFLDMFSHRWTQFIYHIWRKYRYYVCFRNGGTDDFSQRMYSLVGLGSASIRGRMAINHSKMLAYAGALANPGRSPEVICSLISHCFDLDEVTLQGWQLRRMNIAPEQQNRLGSRGIRGCKITGKSVLGQNFSIGSSVPDRGGKFLLCIDNLSRESFLSFLPNGENFLPLTLFVAFILRDQFAWDLRLGIAPDQVGGMTLGNEQNSLLGWTSFLGKPARHPHVKITVRS from the coding sequence ATGGCCGGAAAGAATAGGTCAGCACGCGCTGATTTAATGACAAATATCCCGTTCAGCGATGTTCGCCGTTATAACTTTTACGCGCTGGTGGAGGCGATCCATAAACAGACAGGGACTTATGAAAATATCTCTCTGCAGACAGAGCCCCATGAAGAAGCGGTTCGCTTCGAGGCTGATGCCAGCATCGCTTTTCCCATAAGCGATGTGCAGTCCCTCAGCCTTAATAAATCCAACCAAATCATCATGACGACGGCATTTCTGGGGTTACATGGGAGCCAGTCGCCTATGCCGGGATATTACCTCGATAGTCTTGCCTGGGAATCGGCGCAAGGTGAAAGAAAACTGACTGATTTTTTGGATATGTTTTCCCACCGATGGACGCAGTTTATCTATCACATCTGGCGGAAATATCGGTACTACGTTTGTTTCCGTAATGGTGGGACAGATGATTTCTCTCAGCGAATGTATTCACTGGTCGGGTTGGGTAGCGCAAGCATTCGTGGCCGCATGGCAATTAACCACAGCAAAATGTTGGCCTACGCCGGCGCACTGGCAAATCCGGGACGCTCGCCAGAGGTGATTTGCAGCCTGATTTCACATTGCTTTGATCTTGACGAAGTGACGTTGCAGGGCTGGCAATTGCGAAGGATGAATATTGCTCCTGAGCAACAAAACCGCCTCGGCAGCCGGGGTATTCGCGGTTGCAAAATTACTGGAAAGTCGGTGCTGGGCCAGAATTTTTCCATTGGAAGTTCTGTGCCAGACCGTGGTGGCAAATTCCTTTTATGCATCGATAACTTATCTCGCGAAAGTTTCCTTTCCTTCCTTCCGAATGGAGAAAACTTCCTGCCTTTGACGCTCTTTGTCGCGTTCATATTACGCGATCAGTTTGCCTGGGATTTACGTCTGGGGATCGCGCCTGATCAGGTTGGCGGGATGACGCTCGGTAATGAACAAAATTCCCTGCTGGGATGGACAAGTTTTCTCGGAAAACCGGCCCGTCATCCTCACGTGAAAATCACCGTGAGATCGTAA
- the tssF gene encoding type VI secretion system baseplate subunit TssF: protein MSFEEKYFREELDYLRQLGKLLAKEKPHLAPFLAEKEADPDVERLLEGFAFLSGNMRSRIEDEFPELTHSLLNMLWPNYLRPTPSMTIMEYVPDPKTVTTAFKVSEGAQVMSPSGEVTGKRLDNGSADPIPSCKFNLGRDIWLLPLSLESLSTNNSHKHGMLDINFQTGKQQNISSLDFGKIRLWLGNDDNYTRYQLYLWFCEYMTDVELIIGDNIIGLPDFRLYPVGFEKEDALLPYPKNVYSGYRVLQEYLCFLDSFFFFDITGVQSLPEDLVAEQFTLRLHFSRPLSPDLKLRTDSLRLYCTPAVNLFSESAETIVLDDASTQYFLEAHHQTAECYDIFSVDSVQSGLRNIKRNGKSAETITHTYVSFESFQHQVEYAQQREALYYRVKTQSSLTSPGFEHYISFVHGDGTHQKQKNIEDNEEIVSITLTCTNRDLPAQLKIGDINLASGKDPAITSFRNVTRPSLPLYPILDGSLHWSLLSNMSLNYLSLLDLEALKQVLRTYDLPGIHHPQAARLSQQKLDAMEKIETHPVDRLFKGVPVRGLASTISIRQTPFVCEGDLYLLGTVLSHFFSLYASVNSFHILKVVNIDNQECYEWPERIGQHALI, encoded by the coding sequence ATGTCATTTGAGGAAAAATATTTCCGTGAAGAGCTCGATTATTTACGCCAGCTAGGGAAATTGCTTGCGAAAGAAAAACCTCATCTGGCCCCGTTTTTAGCAGAAAAAGAGGCGGATCCTGACGTCGAGCGTCTGCTGGAAGGTTTTGCTTTCCTGTCTGGTAACATGCGTTCAAGAATTGAAGATGAATTTCCTGAGCTGACGCACAGCCTGCTTAATATGCTGTGGCCCAATTATCTTCGCCCTACGCCCAGCATGACGATCATGGAATATGTCCCTGATCCTAAAACGGTCACGACAGCATTTAAGGTGTCTGAAGGTGCTCAGGTGATGAGTCCCTCAGGTGAAGTCACGGGGAAACGATTAGATAACGGCTCTGCCGATCCGATCCCTTCGTGCAAATTTAATTTGGGCCGGGATATCTGGCTGCTCCCTCTGAGCCTTGAGAGCCTGTCCACAAATAACAGCCATAAACATGGCATGCTCGACATCAATTTTCAGACCGGGAAACAACAAAATATCAGTTCTTTAGACTTTGGGAAAATACGTTTATGGCTTGGCAACGACGATAATTACACGCGATATCAACTCTATTTATGGTTCTGCGAGTATATGACCGATGTCGAGTTAATCATTGGAGATAACATAATCGGCCTGCCTGATTTCAGGTTATATCCAGTTGGTTTTGAGAAAGAGGATGCCTTACTGCCGTATCCTAAGAACGTTTACAGTGGCTATCGCGTATTACAAGAATACCTCTGTTTTCTGGACAGTTTTTTCTTCTTCGATATCACCGGAGTACAATCTCTGCCTGAAGATCTCGTGGCTGAACAGTTCACTTTGCGTTTACATTTTTCACGTCCGTTATCACCGGATTTAAAATTAAGAACAGACTCACTTCGTTTATATTGCACGCCTGCGGTCAACCTTTTTTCAGAAAGTGCAGAAACGATTGTTCTGGACGACGCCTCTACACAATATTTCTTAGAAGCTCATCATCAGACTGCAGAATGCTACGACATTTTCTCCGTAGACAGTGTGCAAAGTGGCTTACGGAATATAAAAAGAAACGGAAAGTCTGCTGAGACAATTACGCATACTTATGTGTCTTTCGAAAGTTTTCAGCATCAGGTTGAATATGCTCAGCAGCGCGAAGCTTTGTACTACCGCGTGAAGACGCAAAGTTCACTGACCAGCCCTGGTTTTGAGCATTATATTTCTTTTGTGCATGGCGACGGCACGCACCAAAAACAGAAAAATATTGAAGATAATGAAGAAATTGTTTCCATTACATTAACGTGCACAAATCGAGATCTTCCTGCCCAACTTAAAATTGGCGATATTAATCTGGCAAGCGGAAAAGATCCGGCCATTACGTCATTCCGTAATGTGACCAGACCCTCATTGCCTTTATATCCCATTCTCGATGGCAGCCTTCACTGGTCTTTGCTGTCGAACATGAGCCTTAATTATTTGTCATTGTTAGATCTTGAAGCATTAAAACAGGTACTGCGTACTTACGATTTACCGGGAATTCATCATCCTCAGGCGGCACGATTATCTCAGCAGAAACTGGATGCCATGGAGAAAATTGAAACTCATCCGGTCGATCGCTTATTTAAAGGCGTCCCTGTCCGCGGACTGGCCTCCACGATATCTATCCGGCAGACACCGTTTGTCTGTGAAGGCGATTTGTATTTACTGGGCACCGTGCTTTCACATTTCTTTTCGCTCTATGCCAGCGTGAACAGCTTCCACATATTAAAAGTGGTCAATATCGATAATCAGGAGTGCTATGAATGGCCGGAAAGAATAGGTCAGCACGCGCTGATTTAA
- the tssE gene encoding type VI secretion system baseplate subunit TssE — MMMPGRKKDISASLFERIGGETSGFSHSVQVESLQKSIKRNLRNILNARPGSCQSSLELGVIDLNDATATSADFRKTVEQAIQECIEHYEPRVRKAEVQALNNEGYNPMDLNFHIVAHVDFNGLRSVVEFNMQLDNHHHYQLD; from the coding sequence ATGATGATGCCAGGCCGGAAAAAGGATATCTCTGCCAGTTTGTTTGAGCGTATCGGAGGGGAAACATCAGGTTTCTCCCATTCGGTACAAGTCGAAAGCTTACAAAAATCGATTAAACGCAATCTGCGCAACATTCTGAATGCCCGGCCTGGCAGCTGTCAGAGCTCACTGGAACTCGGGGTTATCGACCTGAACGATGCAACGGCAACGTCTGCCGATTTTCGGAAAACGGTTGAACAGGCTATTCAGGAATGTATTGAGCATTATGAGCCACGAGTCAGAAAAGCCGAGGTTCAGGCGCTCAATAACGAAGGATATAACCCGATGGATCTTAATTTCCATATTGTCGCCCATGTGGATTTTAACGGCCTTCGGAGTGTCGTCGAATTCAATATGCAACTCGATAACCATCACCACTATCAACTGGATTAA
- the tssC gene encoding type VI secretion system contractile sheath large subunit encodes MSLHEELSASVAESGAQQKSLLDEIMAQTRIQPESDGYDIARQGVAAFVSNILESGSHAEPVNKLAVDRMIAELDKKLSQQMNNILHADAFQQVESFWRSMKLLVDRTDFKENIKINILHATKEELLEDFEFAPEIVQSGFYKHVYSSGYGQFGGEPIASIVGSYAFNNSAQDMKLLSYVSAVGAMAHAPFLTSVSPDFFGLNSFTELPTIKDISSIFEGPAYTKWRALRETEDARYLGLTAPRFLLRLPYSPVENPVKKFNYQEDVSHHHEDYLWGNTAYLLASSLTDSFAKYRWCPNIIGPQSGGAVNDLPVHMFEALGQTQAKIPTEILITDRREFELAEEGFITLTMRKGSNNAAFFSANSVQKPRKFPGTPEGKVAETNYKLGTQLPYMFIINRLAHYIKVLQREQIGSWKVRNDLERELNNWIKQYIADQENPPADVRSRKPLRAAKIDVLDVDGDPGWYQIAISVRPHFKYMGANFELSLVGRLDKE; translated from the coding sequence ATGTCATTACATGAAGAATTGTCTGCATCCGTAGCGGAATCTGGCGCACAGCAAAAGTCACTTCTCGATGAAATTATGGCGCAAACCCGCATCCAGCCTGAATCTGATGGTTACGATATAGCCAGACAAGGGGTTGCTGCATTTGTGTCCAATATTCTGGAATCTGGCAGCCATGCGGAACCGGTAAACAAACTCGCCGTCGACCGCATGATTGCTGAACTGGATAAAAAACTCAGCCAGCAGATGAATAACATTCTGCACGCCGATGCATTCCAGCAGGTTGAATCATTCTGGCGTTCAATGAAGTTGCTGGTTGATCGCACTGATTTTAAAGAAAACATTAAAATCAATATCTTGCATGCAACAAAAGAAGAATTACTGGAAGATTTTGAGTTTGCGCCAGAAATCGTGCAATCCGGCTTTTACAAACACGTTTATTCCTCCGGATATGGGCAATTTGGCGGCGAACCGATCGCATCGATTGTCGGTAGTTACGCGTTTAACAACTCAGCACAAGATATGAAGCTGCTGAGTTATGTCAGTGCTGTCGGTGCTATGGCTCACGCTCCGTTCCTGACCTCCGTTTCACCCGATTTCTTTGGTCTTAACTCATTCACCGAACTGCCAACCATCAAAGACATTTCGTCTATTTTTGAAGGTCCGGCATATACCAAATGGCGCGCATTACGAGAAACAGAAGATGCCCGCTATCTGGGGCTGACAGCACCGCGTTTCCTGCTACGTCTGCCCTATTCACCTGTCGAGAATCCGGTTAAAAAATTCAATTATCAGGAAGATGTCAGTCACCACCATGAAGATTACTTATGGGGTAACACGGCTTATCTGCTGGCCAGCAGCCTGACGGATAGCTTTGCCAAATACCGCTGGTGTCCGAATATTATCGGTCCTCAGAGTGGCGGCGCGGTGAATGACCTGCCGGTTCACATGTTTGAAGCATTAGGCCAAACACAGGCTAAGATTCCGACTGAAATTCTAATCACCGATCGTCGCGAATTTGAACTCGCAGAAGAAGGATTCATCACGCTCACAATGCGTAAAGGCAGCAATAATGCCGCATTTTTCTCCGCAAACTCCGTCCAAAAACCACGAAAATTCCCCGGCACACCGGAAGGTAAAGTGGCTGAAACGAACTATAAGCTGGGAACCCAACTCCCTTATATGTTCATCATCAACCGCCTGGCTCATTACATCAAAGTCCTGCAACGTGAACAAATTGGCTCGTGGAAAGTACGTAACGATCTGGAACGTGAGCTGAACAACTGGATTAAACAATACATCGCCGATCAGGAAAACCCACCTGCTGATGTCCGCAGCCGTAAACCATTACGCGCTGCAAAAATTGATGTGCTGGATGTCGATGGTGATCCGGGCTGGTATCAGATCGCCATTTCTGTTCGCCCGCATTTCAAATACATGGGTGCCAACTTCGAACTTTCACTGGTTGGAAGACTGGATAAGGAATAA
- the tssB gene encoding type VI secretion system contractile sheath small subunit: protein MSNTKDGSVAPKERINIRYVPKADGLSSEVELPLNLLVVGDMKGRPEDAPIDERSAISVNKNNFNSVMGETGISLNFSVENSLSDKKNQDIQIELDIKAMEDFSPDNIVKQVPELRKLLELREALVALKGPMGNVPAFRTQLQALLDQEESRTQLLKELDIVNKA, encoded by the coding sequence ATGAGCAATACCAAAGACGGCAGTGTCGCCCCTAAAGAACGAATTAATATCCGCTATGTCCCCAAAGCGGATGGATTAAGCTCCGAAGTAGAATTACCGTTAAACCTTCTGGTTGTCGGGGATATGAAAGGCCGTCCGGAAGATGCTCCGATAGACGAGCGTTCTGCAATTTCTGTGAATAAAAATAACTTCAACTCAGTGATGGGTGAAACCGGGATCAGCCTGAACTTTAGCGTTGAAAACTCGCTGAGCGATAAGAAAAACCAGGATATTCAGATCGAGCTGGATATCAAAGCGATGGAGGATTTTTCCCCGGATAACATCGTTAAACAGGTACCTGAGCTGAGAAAACTTTTGGAGTTACGTGAAGCGCTGGTCGCACTCAAGGGGCCGATGGGCAACGTACCTGCATTCCGCACCCAATTGCAGGCGCTTCTGGATCAGGAAGAATCACGTACGCAACTCCTGAAAGAGCTCGATATCGTCAATAAGGCGTAA
- a CDS encoding Hcp family type VI secretion system effector yields the protein MPTPCYISMNGQTQGNITAGAFTSESVGNIYVQGHENEMLVQEFQHIVTVPTDPQSGQPAGQRAHKPFIFTVALNKAVPLLYNALASGEMLPTTELKWFRTSVEGKQEHFFTTRLTDSTIVDINCHMPHCQDPAKREFTQLIEVSLAYRKIEWEHVSAGTSGADDWRAPLEA from the coding sequence ATGCCAACCCCATGTTATATTTCAATGAATGGTCAGACTCAGGGCAATATCACCGCTGGCGCTTTTACGTCAGAATCAGTGGGTAATATTTATGTCCAGGGACACGAAAATGAAATGCTGGTGCAGGAATTTCAGCATATTGTGACCGTTCCTACTGATCCGCAATCAGGTCAGCCTGCAGGTCAGCGTGCACATAAACCCTTTATTTTCACCGTGGCGCTGAACAAAGCAGTTCCGTTGCTTTATAACGCATTGGCCTCAGGCGAAATGTTGCCTACGACCGAGTTAAAATGGTTCCGTACTTCCGTTGAAGGAAAACAGGAACATTTCTTCACAACCCGCCTGACGGATTCCACCATCGTGGATATCAACTGTCATATGCCGCACTGTCAGGACCCCGCAAAACGTGAATTCACTCAGTTGATCGAAGTCTCACTGGCTTATCGCAAAATTGAATGGGAACACGTTTCTGCCGGGACTTCTGGCGCGGATGACTGGCGCGCACCGCTGGAAGCCTGA